The DNA window CTTTCTATTATCaatttatcttcgttttttgCCCCATTAATCTTATTTTATCCTCTCCATTGCTTCGTAGATCGTCAAAACCGGCACTATCCTAATATACACATCCCtatacctttcctccttccctggctctttttttgtggtattggggataaataaagaataaaacaagcaaATACAGCCTAAATCAAGCTTTAACTCTTTCACAAACGATTTAGAAACATCAATTTTGTGTTAGAAAGCTTAAAAATTAAACTATATATAAAACCACGCtattggtacacacacacacacacacacacacacacacacacacgagtcctAATGTTCTCCTATTCCTGTATTTATTAtcgatttttctttgtttcttgttttattcgtatttcctccatttattctctctctctctctctctctctctctctctcttctttacattgtctctcatctctctctctctctctctctctctctctctctctctttcaggaaatggatgaagaagaaggaagaggaagaggaggagaggaggacgaggaggaaggaaggagattagCAGAGATTGTGAAGGAAACTCATcgtcttttgagagagagatacaaagaaggtgagagagagagagagagagagagagagagagagagagagcctaacctaacctaacaaaacaaaagataaagaaagagagagagagagagagagagagagagagagaaaaatatgataacagagagagagagagagatgagagaagaagatgaagattagagagagagagagagagagagagagagagagagagagagagagagagagagagagagagagagagagagacctaccccCACCCCCCCTACCCCCTACAGAAGGAGAGGCGGTGTGGGCGGAACATTTGCAGAAGGAAGATCGACTCAAACAATATTCCATAGCGATGAGAAATTTGGCAACGAGACACTGGCCGGCCGACACTGaggtaaggtctctctctctctctctctctctctctctctctctctctctctctctctctctctcacaatcttcctcctcctcatcctcctccaacctaaccctctctctctccctcccccacaggCCAGCTCCTCTCGTGTGGGGTGGGTGCGGGCTGCGGTGAGGGAGTATTTCTATGAACGGGGCTTTGAGACGGCCGCtgagaaggagatgaggaagctCCAGCACCTTGGCTTGACTCCAGACCAGCCGCTGTgttggtaggtggtggtggtggtggtggtggtgatggtggtgtatgtGAGTGATgtacaagctctctctctctctctctctcacagcattCCACCACAGGGCAGACTAAGAGTGTTGGATGTTGGCAGCTGTTACAATCCTTTCACTGTGTTTCCAGAGTTTGACGTCACAGCAATGGATCTCTACCCCGCCCATgaggtgtgtacgtgtgtgtgtgtgtagtagtagtagtagtagtagtagtggtggtgggagtagtagcagtggtcTCGTATTTCAACTGGAGGTGTTTaaaagtgtttctcttgttagtaatgtagaaatggtgttaatctgtcactagaaccttaaaaacacccttaaaaacccacatcacttcaattagagccttttaaaacatcatttctgctgttaataatgtggaaatgttgctaatctctctctagaaccttaaaaacacccttaaaaacctgcatcactttaactagagccttttaaaagactgtttctcctgttaataatgtggaaatgttgctaatctgtcactggaaccttaaaaacacccttaaaatctcacatcacttcaactagagccttttaaaagagtgtttctcctgttaataatgtagaaatggtcttaatctgtcactggaaccttaaaaatgcccttaaaaatctgcatcacttcaactagagccatttaaaacatcatttctcctgttagtaatgtggaaatgttgctaatctgtctctagaatcttaaaaactcccttaaaaacccacatcactttaactagagccttttaaaagagtatgtctcctattaataatgtagaaatggtgttaatctgtcactagaaccttaaaaacacccttaaaaacctgcatcatttcaactagagccttttaaaagagtgtttctcctgttaataataataaataattaagaaaggagagagagagagagagagagagacttagccaTTTTCTGTTTCAGTCTGTGTTGAAAGGAGATCTCTTAAGTCTCAAGATAGAAgaggcaacagaaaacggaactggaaagaaaatggaagaagaagaagaagaagagaagaagaaagaggaaggagaagaagaggaggagaaggaggaggaggaggaggaggaggaggatgcgagaTTGAAGATGACGggagaaatagatgaagaagaagaagaagaagaagaagaagaagaagaaaagaagaaaagaagaggaggaagagagaagagaggaggaggaggaggaggaggagtgagagaagagggaggaagagaatgaaagaagaagaaaaacaaggaggaggaggaggaggaggaggaggaggaggagaaacacaaaaacacacccaaactacacaaaacaccccaaaacaccccaaaacaccccaaaccaccacaaaaacacccaaaaccaccacaaaacacccacacacacctgcacagacacacacacccaccccagCACACCCCAACGCACCCCAGACACTAACCAGCGTACCCCAACAGTCCTTTAATGTCGTAGTAATGAGTCTTCTGTTAGAGTATTTACCTTCGCCAAATCAACGTCGAAATTCGTGCGAAAAAGCTTATAATTTATTGACCCCAGGTGGAATATTGGCGATCGTGACCCCGGACAGCAAACACGAGGGCGCCAACTCCCATATTTACCAGCTGTGGCGCGCGACTTTAGCTTCTATGGGGTTCGGAAGAGTGAGATACGAGAAACGGTCGCATTTTCACGGTTTCTTGTTCCGAAGGGGTTTTTGCCGCGCTGCCTGGGTTGCCGACTTTCCCAGGCTCCTCCAGGGTGCCATGAAGGCCTGGCACTCCCTTCGGCACAAGCTAAAAGGGATTGACTACTGCAAAGTGAGACAGGAGATGTATATTCCGCAAGATtttgtctgtggtggtggtggtggtggtggtggtggtggtggtggtggtgggggaagaagaggaagaagaagaagaaggaggaggaggaggaggagggactggttaagaagaaggaggaggagggactggttaagaagaagaagaaggaggaggaagaggaggaggaaagaaagatgtaggaagatgaggaggaggaggaggaggaggaggaggaggaggaggaggagaaaagaaagaagaggaggagagaagctaaagaggaggaggaggaggaggaagaggagagaatgatggaagaggaggaggaggaggaggaggagggactggttaagaaggaaggaggaggaggaggaaagaaaaatgtaggaagataaggaggaggaggaggaggaggaaagatgtaggaagatgaggaggaggaggaggaggagaaaagaaagaagaggaggaggaggaagaggagagaatgatagaagaggaggaagaggaggagggaagacaaaagatggaggaaatatgaagaaagaggaggaggaagaaggagataggAGACTaatagagaataaggaagaggaggaggaggaggaggaggaggaggaggaggaggaggaggaggaggaggaggaggaggaataaaattaACAAATCTGTGCAATGCTTTTTAatgacacaaagagagagagagagagagagagagagagagagagagagagagagagagagagagagagagagagagagagagagaactaaaataAATCTTTAAGTGTTTAtctaatatatataatttgctatttatttatttgtattgcctcattgtacacacacacacacacacacacacacacacacacacacacacacacacacacacacacacacacacacacacactctctctctctctctggttaggtgtgagagagagagagagagatttacatattattattattattattttctcttcttcttcttcttcttcttcttcttcttcttcttcctcttcctcttcctcttcttcttcttcttcttctttctcattattatctct is part of the Portunus trituberculatus isolate SZX2019 chromosome 2, ASM1759143v1, whole genome shotgun sequence genome and encodes:
- the LOC123501446 gene encoding S-adenosylmethionine sensor upstream of mTORC1-like, encoding MDEEEGRGRGGEEDEEEGRRLAEIVKETHRLLRERYKEEGEAVWAEHLQKEDRLKQYSIAMRNLATRHWPADTEASSSRVGWVRAAVREYFYERGFETAAEKEMRKLQHLGLTPDQPLCCIPPQGRLRVLDVGSCYNPFTVFPEFDVTAMDLYPAHESVLKGDLLSLKIEEATENGTGKKMEEEEEEEKKKEEGEEEEEKEEEEEEEEDARLKMTGEIDEEEPKHPKTPQTTTKTPKTTTKHPHTPAQTHTPTPAHPNAPQTLTSVPQQSFNVVVMSLLLEYLPSPNQRRNSCEKAYNLLTPGGILAIVTPDSKHEGANSHIYQLWRATLASMGFGRVRYEKRSHFHGFLFRRGFCRAAWVADFPRLLQGAMKAWHSLRHKLKGIDYCKVRQEMYIPQDFVCGGGGGGGGGGGGGGGRRGRRRRRRRRR